The Doryrhamphus excisus isolate RoL2022-K1 chromosome 1, RoL_Dexc_1.0, whole genome shotgun sequence genome includes a window with the following:
- the wnk2 gene encoding serine/threonine-protein kinase WNK2 isoform X5, with protein sequence MEAAEDSSKAPPLLGSSFCSAPDLDSDINANAFRPIYENGADDNVNIQITALRGASDPSAYPSADYRGLVRQRFIRRSLWVSDSDEHAADTAECVHGTPALNIDLRSIVGRTRSRALHASRLLDDSRPEAEVTDGGPGSTGSRQEEKGDTLGSEVKEEGVSCDVTGKAGSDENEEEPGMKAVSTSPGGRFLKFDIELGRGSFKTVYKGLDTDTWVEVAWCELQERKLSKVERQRFKEEAEMLKALQHPNIVRFYDFWESPLKGKKCIVLVTELMTSGTLKTYLKRFKVMKPKVLRSWCRQILKGLHFLHTRTPPIIHRDLKCDNIFITGPTGSVKIGDLGLATLKRASFAKSVIGTPEFMAPEMYEEHYDEAVDVYAFGMCMLEMATSEYPYSECQNAAQIYRKVTSGVKPASYSKVSDPEVKEIIGECICHRWEERYSIKDLLNHAFFAEDTGVRVELNEEDHGKKSSIALKLWVEEPKKLKGKYKDTGAIEFTFDLVNEVPEVVAQEMVESGFFLDCDVKIVGKSIRDRVALIKWRRERLVTSGNGEASAKKTQQNLLQVPGAARPQGTTFASADYEDQDTEQQTLICTVPVTTSTTSDSGLSATMQSDDLSKQQNGYQSLPEPVCTVQAVYSPPEHEYPREPAQLQEGTYQQSPAQLHHGTYQQHPGPDRSQTSLSALTAPAPPAQQTRPATTAQTFPAAPPVLHPQLSAQTGQDQRFPAEQPASHLSPPDSSNTFTQSGANTASPLLPLHVTPAQVSAGKVQTPTPRVNLGDVPLLAPIQPVLPAIRLADLGNGADGETPAADADLSGAPLLHASAPLSAPADKETQTPAQTVALTRTKSPASGQVPAQSATSIPVDSASSASPKISDPSSTVGLTQLSGPGSAVLPTQHAGPGPTLTPVPVPTPAPGTTPPVSSPAPAPVSPPAPVPALAPAPVLPPAGIHTPISGAPECGSHPPSWQKKETSQQDPCTEEVFQEAAVWSASYAYDSPYCDVASGKEASDGYDSLTSAGKGEGKHRKHHRKSARTRSRQEKTSKPKLSMLNVCNTGDKMVECQLETHNHKMVTFKFDLDGDAPEEIATYMVDNGFILPLEKEIFIDQLKDIVDKAEDMLNDDTEGERVSTLSCSPKRGQTSDGYVGESPQSGASQPVYQQNVLHTGKRWFIICPVEETPLSSQENTSEGTASQSPGSSATTQPAGAARPSTSRAEEGSSSTMSGGSGGFMQDVYGFCSPPITSNTDPLLLATLSPPVSAPPALQSVPSMEAISSVHQAQPARAQTLPPSSPQSVFQTDEPHGSPVGAASPGQSTLHAADISCAVSVADEVPCCPLVMALSLDVSNSPSGSPLTPLPLQEPASAKESLSLSYAAATRGERSQQPVVLHQPFSCVGGAKVSSLPQSPAPTQHGGGPGESDGEGRLARGGFVDSTIKTLDEKLRNLLYQEYAPMYPSGSAAETPGSGTEYIQSPPGPDSAAGGSGNSTPGPMEEARFRAGEQLPQIPERMDSLSTLSDSAVCASRSKRHVSHSVSCSGPRGRFKMMSVPPDVANKRDVKQRSWSSVASPAHPACFDVPMETMTPSTTIGRFSVVSAEDDQTQRTRSSRYSAPPDFYLDTPPSATNQSSLPHGITSASVPADITIHARFLSSDSGAESSPAKAAPPALSQHIRSERRGSDLMKRAVAFLRRSGRSSSVQSSDSPSRHGGVAGSAYASSDNDSEMEDSDMKRELQRLREKHLREISELQAHQRGEVELLYRRLGKPPPSGLTYSHAAPPAGRRKRSGRHRLKPGKLLSPLVQQFRHVTNKSGDSSRSAAPGTGETTVSLNGSPARGTIATPGPVHTQQPCSLKGSLSSDDIYAGLYADSTGAQAPPGQGTTLKRLCLGKERGNRFGAGSGAVNPSQQPPTGATPPPHQPVMGLAQAQANNSNNKTGGYAAISGSAADINLSEDLQRLMDHWAQELLIVTHRPRTNSLRLGGEQLVGQMLPPTPQQAASTSEVSSWMSPGVESGHPALSWPEINATSNIDATGTDTPLSLGQSPHSTLALSAFPATPSAPDAPAPIPRAAHQDPKARTL encoded by the exons ATGGAAGCGGCGGAGGATTCGAGCAAAGCCCCGCCGCTCCTCGGATCGTCGTTTTGCTCAGCACCGGATTTGGACTCCGACATCAACGCTAACGCCTTCAGGCCCATCTATGAGAACGGAGCGGATGACAACGTCAACATCCAGATCACAGCCCTGCGAGGGGCCAGCGACCCCAGCGCCTACCCATCCGCGGACTACCGCGGGCTGGTCCGCCAGAGGTTCATTCGGCGGAGTTTGTGGGTGTCCGACTCCGACGAGCATGCCGCGGACACGGCGGAGTGTGTGCACGGCACCCCGGCGCTCAACATCGACCTGCGCTCCATCGTGGGCCGGACTCGAAGTCGCGCTCTGCATGCGAGCCGCCTACTGGACGACTCGAGGCCGGAGGCGGAAGTCACGGACGGCGGCCCCGGGAGCACGGGATCCCGCCAGGAGGAGAAAGGTGACACGCTCGGAAGCGAGGTCAAGGAAGAGGGCGTGtcctgtgacgtcacaggcaaggcaggaagtgatgagAACGAAGAGGAGCCGGGAATGAAGGCTGTGTCCACCTCACCTGGGGGCCGCTTCCTCAAGTTTGACATCGAACTGGGCAGAGGCTCCTTCAAGACGGTCTACAAGGGTCTGGACACCGACACCTGGGTGGAGGTGGCGTGGTGCGAACTCCAG GAGCGTAAACTGTCCAAAGTGGAGAGGCAGCGGTTCAAGGAGGAGGCGGAGATGTTGAAAGCTCTTCAGCATCCCAACATCGTGAGATTTTATGACTTCTGGGAGTCGCCACTAAAAGGCAAGAAGTGCATTGTTCTGGTGACGGAGCTCATGACTTCAGGGACGCTAAAAAC GTATTTGAAGCGCTTCAAGGTGATGAAGCCTAAGGTTCTTAGGAGTTGGTGCAGACAGATCCTGAAGGGCCTTCACTTCCTGCACACCAGGACCCCGCCGATTATCCACAGAGACCTCAAATGCGACAACATCTTCATCACGGGCCCGACGGGATCCGTCAAGATTGGAGATCTGGGCTTGGCGACTCTCAAGAGGGCTTCCTTTGCCAAAAGTGTTATTG GTACACCAGAGTTCATGGCACCCGAGATGTATGAAGAGCACTACGATGAGGCCGTGGATGTCTACGCTTTCGGAATGTGTATGTTGGAGATGGCAACGTCGGAATATCCGTACTCGGAGTGTCAGAACGCCGCTCAAATCTACCGCAAAGTCACCAGC GGTGTAAAACCCGCCAGCTACAGCAAAGTAAGCGACCCGGAGGTGAAGGAGATCATTGGGGAGTGCATCTGTCACAGATGGGAGGAAAG GTACTCCATCAAGGACCTTCTCAACCACGCCTTCTTCGCAGAGGACACCGGCGTCAGGGTGGAGCTCAATGAAGAAGACCATGGCAAAAAATCCTCCATCGCTTTAAAGCTGTGGGTGGAGGAACCCAAAAAGCTGAAAGGGAAGTACAAGGACACGGGGGCTATCGAGTTCACCTTTGACCTGGTGAACGAGGTACCAGAGGTTGTGGCGCAGGAGATG GTGGAGTCTGGGTTCTTCCTGGACTGCGACGTCAAGATCGTTGGCAAGTCCATCCGGGACCGCGTGGCTCTGATCAAATGGAGGAGAGAGCGCCTCGTCACATCAGGAAACGGCGAAGCATCCGCCAAGAAGACGCAACAGAACCTCCTGCAGGTCCCCGGGGCCGCTAGACCACAGGGGACCACGTTTGCGTCGGCCGACTATGAAGACCAGGACACGGAGCAGCAGACTTTGATTTGCACCGTCCCGGTCACCACGTCCACTACAT CCGACAGCGGGCTCAGCGCCACCATGCAATCGGATGATCTCAGCAAACAGCAAAATGGCTACCAGTCCCTGCCTGAGCCCGTCTGCACCGTTCAGGCGGTCTACAGCCCCCCAGAGCACGAGTACCCACGAGAACCCGCACAATTACAGGAGGGAACCTACCAGCAAAGCCCGGCCCAGCTGCACCATGGGACCTACCAGCAACACCCGGGGCCAGACCGGTCTCAAACA AGTCTTTCTGCTCTAACGGCGCCGGCCCCTCCTGCACAGCAGACTAGACCCGCAACCACAGCTCAGACCTTCCCTGCTGCACCACCCGTCCTGCACCCGCAGCTCAGTGCCCAGACTGGCCAGGACCAG CGCTTCCCTGCCGAGCAGCCTGCAAGCCACCTTAGTCCTCCTGACTCATCTAACACCTTCACCCAGTCTGGCGCCAACACAGCCTCTCCTCTGCTGCCTCTTCACGTTACACCTGCACAGGTGAGCGCTGGGAAG GTGCAGACTCCGACTCCACGGGTGAATTTAGGAGATGTTCCGCTTTTGGCTCCCATTCAACCTGTCCTACCTGCCATTCGCTTGGCTGACTTGGGAAATGGAGCAGATGGAGAAACTCCTGCAGCCGACGCCGACTTAAGTGGAGCCCCCTTGTTGCACGCCTCGGCACCGCTCTCAGCTCCTGCGGATAAAGAAACCCAGACTCCGGCACAAACGGTGGCTTTAACCCGGACAAAAAGTCCAGCGTCAGGACAAGTGCCGGCTCAATCAGCAACTTCGATTCCAGTCGATTCGGCATCTTCTGCATCACCCAAAATCTCAGACCCTTCTTCTACCGTAGGACTAACCCAGCTCTCTGGACCGGGCTCAGCCGTGCTGCCAACTCAGCATGCTGGTCCTGGTCCCACTCTCACCCCTGTTCCTGTTCCTACCCCAGCTCCTGGTACGACTCCTCCTGTTTCTAGTCCAGCTCCTGCTCCTGTTTCTCCTCCAGCCCCTGTTCCTGCTCTTGCCCCGGCTCCAGTTCTGCCACCCGCTGGCATCCACACACCCATCTCAGGGGCTCCTGAATGTGGAAGCCATCCTCCATCATGGCAGAAAAAGGAAACTTCACAGCAGGATCCCTGCACGGAG GAAGTGTTCCAGGAAGCAGCGGTGTGGTCGGCCAGCTACGCATATGACAG CCCCTACTGTGATGTCGCATCCGGCAAGGAAGCCAGCGACGGCTACGACAGCTTGACCAGCGCAGGGAAAGGGGAAGGAAAACACAGGAAGCACCATCGCAAGTCCGCTCGCACGCGCTCTCGGCAAGAAAAGACCAGCAAACCCAAACTGAGCATGCTCAAT GTGTGCAACACAGGCGACAAGATGGTTGAATGCCAACTGGAGACACACAATCACAAGATGGTGACGTTTAAATTTGATCTGGATGGAGATGCTCCTGAGGAAATTGCCACATACATG GTCGACAACGGCTTTATCCTTCCCTTGGAGAAAGAGATCTTCATCGATCAGCTGAAGGACATTGTGGATAAAGCGGAGGACATGTTAAATGACGACACGGAGGGAGAGAGGGTGTCTACTTTGAGTTGTAGTCCAAAGCGAGGCCAGACTTCTGATGGATACGTAGGAGAG AGTCCGCAGTCAGGAGCATCCCAGCCTGTCTACCAGCAAAATG TTCTTCATACAGGAAAGAGATGGTTCATAATCTGCCCCGTGGAAGAGACACCTCTATCCAGCCAGGAGAACACGTCTGAGGGCACAGCGTCACAGTCTCCTGGAAGTTCAGCCACCACGCAGCCTGCCGGCGCTGCCAGACCTTCTACATCACGAG CTGAAGAAGGCTCCTCCTCTACAATGTCTGGTGGGAGCGGAGGCTTCATGCAGGACGTGTATGGATTCTGTAGTCCACCGATTACGTCCAACACGGACCCTCTCCTCTTGGCCACTCTGTCTCCACCTGtgtctgccccccccgcccTGCAGTCGGTACCATCGATGGAAGCCATCAGCAGTGTGCATCAAGCCCAGCCCGCCAGAGCTCAAACGTTGCCGCCATCATCTCCACAAAGCGTTTTTCAAACAGACGAACCGCACGGATCCCCCGTAGGCGCCGCCTCGCCCGGTCAATCTACTTTGCACGCGGCGGACATCTCCTGTGCCGTTTCCGTGGCGGACGAAGTACCCTGCTGTCCTCTGGTCATGGCCCTGTCCCTGGATGTGAGCAACTCGCCCAGCGGGTCCCCTCTCACTCCTCTTCCGCTGCAGGAACCCGCTTCGGCTAAAGAGTCGCTGTCTCTCTCGTACGCCGCCGCCACACGTGGCGAGCGCTCACAGCAGCCTGTAGTGCTCCACCAGCCTTTCTCCTGCGTGGGAGGGGCCAAAGTGTCGTCACTGCCCCAGAGTCCGGCACCAACGCAGCACGGAGGAGGACCCGGCGAGTCAGACGGTGAAGGACGCCTGGCCCGTGGAGGCTTTGTGGACAGCACCATCAAAACTCTAGACGAGAAACTGAGGAACTTGCTCTACCAGGAGTACGCTCCCATGTACCCGTCGGGTAGCGCTGCAGAGACACCAGGATCTGGCACAGAGTACATCCAGTCTCCCCCTGGTCCGGACAGTGCTGCTGGAGGCTCGGGAAACAGTACACCAGGGCCCATGGAGGAGGCCCGCTTCAGAGCAGGAGAACAACTG CCTCAAATCCCAGAGAGAATGGATAGTTTGAGTACTCTGAGCGACTCGGCCGTGTGTG CTTCCCGTTCTAAAAGGCACGTTTCTCACTCCGTCTCCTGCTCTGGGCCAAGAGGCCGATTTAAG ATGATGTCGGTTCCTCCCGATGTGGCCAACAAGCGAGACGTGAAGCAGAGGAGCTGGAGCAGCGTCGCCTCGCCAGCGCACCCCGCATGCTTCGATGTTCCCATGGAGACCATGACTCCCTCCACCACCATCGGCCGCTTCTCGGTGGTCAGCGCCGAGGACGACCAGACGCAGCGAACACGTAGCAGTCGCTACTCCGCCCCTCCTGACTTCTACTTGGACACGCCTCCGTCTGCAACCAACCAGAGCTCCTTGCCTCACGGCATCACCTCGGCCTCCGTGCCCGCCGACATCACAATCCACGCCCGCTTCCTCTCCTCCGACTCGGGGGCTGAGAGCAGCCCTGCTAAGGCGGCCCCACCCGCCCTAAGTCAGCACATTCGCTCTGAGCGCAGAGGAAGCGACCTGATGAAGAGGGCGGTGGCCTTCCTCAGACGTTCAGGGCGCAGCAGCAGCGTGCAGAGCTCAGATTCTCCGAGCAGGCACGGAGGCGTGGCCGGCTCCGCCTACGCCAGCAGTGATAATGACTCGGAAATGGAGGACTCGGACATGAAGAGAGAATTACAGAGACTCAGGGAGAA GCACCTGAGGGAGATCTCGGAGCTGCAGGCCCACCAGCGAGGAGAAGTGGAGCTGCTGTATCGCCGTCTGGGCAAACCCCCTCCCTCGGGGCTGACGTACTCGCACGCCGCGCCTCCTGCAGGCCGCCGAAAAAGATCCGGCAGGCACAGACTGAAACCCGGCAAACTCCTCAGTCCTCTGGTGCAGCAGTTTCGACACGTGACGAATAAAAGCGGCGACTCCAGCAGAAGCG CTGCTCCGGGAACCGGGGAGACGACCGTCAGTTTAAACGGATCTCCGGCCAGGGGAACCATAGCCACCCCGGGACCCGTACACACTCAGCAGCCCTGCTCCCTTAAAGGCTCCTTGTCATCAGATGACATTTACGCTGGACTCTATGCAGACTCCACCGGTGCACAAGCCCCACCAGGACAAG